One window of the Zea mays cultivar B73 chromosome 3, Zm-B73-REFERENCE-NAM-5.0, whole genome shotgun sequence genome contains the following:
- the LOC103651189 gene encoding dof zinc finger protein 5, which translates to MLSHVEMAPGGFKLFGKVITQCAESAPPAPPEAAAAASRATAFARERDDPDERDQPMVKREAAASDHDFAAVDKHHQHSGGSGGPGPGPDESDDSKGQQQQQHHPRPRHHQHHHQQQQDTVEARAAAAASSAPPLPCPRCRSRNTKFCYFNNYNVNQPRHFCKDCHRYWTAGGALRNVPVGAGRRKNRPLGPVVAGAVPVPVPVPAHHHHHHLHPAAAAAAAAAGFVLGFPGQQHPSSPTSPSPSPVYADRWPVCPDRRF; encoded by the coding sequence ATGCTGTCCCACGTCGAGATGGCCCCCGGCGGGTTCAAGCTGTTCGGCAAGGTCATCACGCAGTGCGCCGAGAGCGCCCCGCCGGCGCCGCCGGAGGCTGCTGCCGCGGCGTCGAGGGCCACGGCCTTCGCGCGGGAGAGGGACGACCCGGACGAGCGCGACCAGCCGATGGTGAAGCGGGAGGCGGCGGCGTCCGACCACGACTTCGCCGCCGTGGACAAGCACCACCAGCACTCCGGCGGCAGCGGCGGGCCGGGACCGGGACCGGACGAGAGCGACGACAGCaaagggcagcagcagcagcagcaccacccGCGCCCGCGGCATCATCAGCATCACCATCAGCAGCAGCAGGACACCGTGGAGGCGCgcgccgcggcggccgcgtcctcGGCGCCGCCGCTGCCGTGCCCGCGGTGCCGGAGCCGGAACACCAAGTTCTGCTACTTCAACAACTACAACGTCAACCAGCCGCGCCACTTCTGCAAGGACTGCCACCGCTACTGGACGGCGGGCGGCGCGCTGCGCAACGTCCCCGTGGGCGCCGGCCGACGCAAGAACCGGCCGCTCGGCCCCGTCGTCGCCGGAGCCGTGCCCGTGCCCGTGCCCGTGCcggcgcaccaccaccaccaccacctgcaccccgctgctgctgctgctgcggcggcggcgggcttCGTCCTCGGGTTCCCCGGCCAGCAGCACCCTTCGTCGCcgacgtcgccgtcgccgtcgccggtcTACGCCGACCGGTGGCCTGTATGTCCGGACCGGCGGTTCTGA
- the LOC111591196 gene encoding heavy metal-associated isoprenylated plant protein 28 yields MTLVEMCVHMDCPGCEKKIRKAVQRLEGVHDVEVDMAQQKVTVSGDVEQKKVLKAVRRTGRRAVLWPLPYAAGAAAGAAHVLAQQQPAAGAGAGAGPAHASHAARPTSSYNYYKHGYDDSSLYGAYYHHGANSAVAGTRSTDYFSDENAQGCSVM; encoded by the exons ATGACG CTCGTGGAGATGTGCGTGCACATGGACTGCCCCGGGTGCGAGAAGAAGATCCGGAAGGCGGTGCAGCGGCTGGAAGGCGTGCACGACGTGGAGGTCGACATGGCGCAGCAGAAGGTGACGGTGAGCGGGGACGTGGAGCAGAAGAAGGTGCTCAAGGCGGTGCGGCGGACGGGCCGGCGCGCCGTCCTGTGGCCGCTCCCCTACGCCGCGGGCGCGGCCGCCGGCGCCGCGCACGTCCTGGCGCAGCAGCAGCCAGCAGCAGGCGCAGGCGCAGGCGCAGGCCCGGCGCACGCCAGCCACGCGGCGCGGCCCACGTCCTCGTACAACTACTACAAGCATGGCTACGACGACTCGAGCCTGTACGGCGCCTACTACCACCACGGCGCCAACTCGGCCGTCGCCGGCACCAGGTCCACCGACTACTTCAGTGACGAGAACGCGCAGGGGTGCTCCGTCATGTGA
- the LOC103651191 gene encoding DNA polymerase eta isoform X1: MPVARPEPQEPRVIAHVDMDCFYVQVEQRRNPALRGQPTAVVQYNGWKGGGLIAVSYEARGFGVKRSMRGDEAKRVCPGINLVQVPVARGKADLNLYRSAGAEVVAILASKGKCERASIDEVYLDLTDAANEMVLQAPPDSPEGIFMEAAKSNILGLPADASEKEKNVRAWLCQSEADYQDKLLACGAIIVAQLRVRVLEETQFTCSAGIAHNKMLAKLVSGMHKPAQQTVVPSSSVQDLLASLPVKKMKQLGGKLGSSLQDDLGVETIGDLLSFTEEKLQEQYGVNTGTWLWKTARGISGEEVEDRLLPKSHGCGKTFPGPRALKYSASVKGWLDQLCEELSERIQSDLNQNKRIAQTLTLHARAFKKNEHDSMKKFPSKSCPLRYGTGKIQEDAMRLFESGLHEFLESQNTGWGITSLSVTASKIFDIPSGTSSILRYIKGPSSAAALTIPDSPSSAAALAIPDSSFVPEDPSLDNDVFVEPIHEEECQPSTSEKEDDNNTHSASAFSAKKCRANEEKRISKKLPGVQGTSSILKFLSRGQSTLHEKRKSDGLICSHQGLLDCPGSSSEAYKAGAHNVPAEAEDRNNTNSCAEPSGSNTWTFNLQDIDPAVVEELPPEIQREIQGWVRPSKHPITKRRGSTISSYFPPARS, translated from the exons ATGCCGGTTGCTAGGCCGGAGCCGCAGGAGCCCCGGGTGATCGCCCATGTCGACATGGACTGCTTCTATGTTCAAG TCGAGCAGCGGAGGAACCCGGCGCTCAGGGGACAGCCGACCGCCGTGGTGCAGTACAACGGCTGGAAAGGCGGCGGCTTGATTGCCGTCAGCTACGAGGCTCGTGGATTTGGTGTGAAGAG GTCCATGCGCGGAGATGAGGCCAAGAGGGTTTGTCCTGGTATTAATCTTGTTCAGGTCCCAGTGGCGCGTGGCAAGGCTGACCTTAATCTTTACAGAAGTGCTGGTGCTGAG GTTGTTGCAATCCTTGCAAGCAAAGGGAAGTGCGAGCGGGCATCCATCGACGAAGTTTATCTTGACCTTACTGATGCAGCAAATGAAATGGTCTTACAAGCTCCCCCAGATTCACCAGAGGGGATTTTTATGGAGGCGGCAAAGTCAAATATCTTGGGCCTTCCGGCT GATGCCAGCGAGAAGGAAAAGAATGTGAGGGCATGGCTTTGTCAATCAGAAGCTGATTACCAGGACAAGTTACTGGCATGTGGAGCTATAATTGTTGCACAGTTACGAGTCAGAGTTCTGGAGGAAACCCAATTCACATGCTCTGCTGGGATTGCTCACAATAAG ATGTTAGCTAAACTTGTCAGTGGAATGCACAAGCCTGCTCAGCAAACAGTTGTCCCTTCTTCATCAGTTCAAGACTTACTAGCATCACTACCTGTGAAGAAGAT GAAACAGCTTGGTGGTAAGCTTGGAAGTTCCTTGCAGGATGATCTTGGGGTTGAGACCATTGGTGATCTCCTAAGTTTTACAGAGGAAAAATTACAAGAGCAGTATGGAGTAAATACTGG AACTTGGTTATGGAAGACTGCCAGGGGCATTAGCGGGGAAGAAGTTGAGGACCGTCTTCTCCCAAAGAGTCACGGGTGTGGAAAGACATTTCCTGGCCCAAGAGCACTGAAGTACAGTGCTTCT GTCAAAGGCTGGCTGGATCAACTATGTGAAGAATTAAGTGAACGTATCCAGTCTGACCTGAACCAGAACAAGAGAATTGCTCAAACGCTAACTCTTCATGCCAGAGCATTTAAG AAAAATGAACATGATTCAATGAAGAAATTCCCTTCCAAATCCTGTCCTTTGCGCTATGGGACTGGGAAAATTCAGGAGGATGCAATGAGGCTATTTGAATCTGGCCTTCATGAGTTTTTAGAATCTCAGAACACTGGATGGGGCATAACATCTCTTTCTGTCACTGCAAGCAAAATATTTGATATACCTAGT GgaacaagctcaatcctgagatacATTAAAGGTCCAAGTTCTGCTGCAGCTCTGACTATACCTGATTCTCCAAGTTCTGCTGCAGCTCTGGCTATACCTGATTCTTCATTTGTACCTGAGGATCCATCTCTTG ATAATGATGTATTTGTGGAGCCAATTCATGAAGAAGAATGCCAACCATCAACCTCTGAGAAAGAAGACGACAATAATACACATTCTGCGTCTGCATTTTCAGCTAAAAAATGCCGAGCAAATGAAGAAAAAAGAATATCAAAGAAATTGCCTGGAGTTCAG GGAACTTCCTCGATATTGAAGTTTCTTTCACGGGGCCAATCTACCTTACATGAGAAAAGAAAATCTGATGGACTAATTTGCAGTCATCAAGGTTTGCTGGACT GTCCCGGGAGTTCTTCGGAAGCATACAAAGCTGGAGCACACAATGTGCCCGCGGAAGCTGAGGATAGGAACAACACCAACAGTTGTGCTGAACCCTCTGGCAGTAACACATGGACGTTCAACCTTCAAGACATTGATCCAGCGGTGGTAGAGGAGCTGCCACCAGAGATCCAAAGAGAAATACAGGGGTGGGTCCGTCCATCGAAGCACCCGATCACGAAGAGACGTGGTTCTACAATTTCTTCATACTTTCCACCCGCGAGGTCTTAG
- the LOC103651191 gene encoding DNA polymerase eta isoform X2: protein MPVARPEPQEPRVIAHVDMDCFYVQVEQRRNPALRGQPTAVVQYNGWKGGGLIAVSYEARGFGVKRSMRGDEAKRVCPGINLVQVPVARGKADLNLYRSAGAEVVAILASKGKCERASIDEVYLDLTDAANEMVLQAPPDSPEGIFMEAAKSNILGLPADASEKEKNVRAWLCQSEADYQDKLLACGAIIVAQLRVRVLEETQFTCSAGIAHNKMLAKLVSGMHKPAQQTVVPSSSVQDLLASLPVKKMKQLGGKLGSSLQDDLGVETIGDLLSFTEEKLQEQYGVNTGTWLWKTARGISGEEVEDRLLPKSHGCGKTFPGPRALKYSASVKGWLDQLCEELSERIQSDLNQNKRIAQTLTLHARAFKKNEHDSMKKFPSKSCPLRYGTGKIQEDAMRLFESGLHEFLESQNTGWGITSLSVTASKIFDIPSGTSSILRYIKGPSSAAALTIPDSPSSAAALAIPDSSFVPEDPSLDNDVFVEPIHEEECQPSTSEKEDDNNTHSASAFSAKKCRANEEKRISKKLPGVQGTSSILKFLSRGQSTLHEKRKSDGLICSHQGPGSSSEAYKAGAHNVPAEAEDRNNTNSCAEPSGSNTWTFNLQDIDPAVVEELPPEIQREIQGWVRPSKHPITKRRGSTISSYFPPARS from the exons ATGCCGGTTGCTAGGCCGGAGCCGCAGGAGCCCCGGGTGATCGCCCATGTCGACATGGACTGCTTCTATGTTCAAG TCGAGCAGCGGAGGAACCCGGCGCTCAGGGGACAGCCGACCGCCGTGGTGCAGTACAACGGCTGGAAAGGCGGCGGCTTGATTGCCGTCAGCTACGAGGCTCGTGGATTTGGTGTGAAGAG GTCCATGCGCGGAGATGAGGCCAAGAGGGTTTGTCCTGGTATTAATCTTGTTCAGGTCCCAGTGGCGCGTGGCAAGGCTGACCTTAATCTTTACAGAAGTGCTGGTGCTGAG GTTGTTGCAATCCTTGCAAGCAAAGGGAAGTGCGAGCGGGCATCCATCGACGAAGTTTATCTTGACCTTACTGATGCAGCAAATGAAATGGTCTTACAAGCTCCCCCAGATTCACCAGAGGGGATTTTTATGGAGGCGGCAAAGTCAAATATCTTGGGCCTTCCGGCT GATGCCAGCGAGAAGGAAAAGAATGTGAGGGCATGGCTTTGTCAATCAGAAGCTGATTACCAGGACAAGTTACTGGCATGTGGAGCTATAATTGTTGCACAGTTACGAGTCAGAGTTCTGGAGGAAACCCAATTCACATGCTCTGCTGGGATTGCTCACAATAAG ATGTTAGCTAAACTTGTCAGTGGAATGCACAAGCCTGCTCAGCAAACAGTTGTCCCTTCTTCATCAGTTCAAGACTTACTAGCATCACTACCTGTGAAGAAGAT GAAACAGCTTGGTGGTAAGCTTGGAAGTTCCTTGCAGGATGATCTTGGGGTTGAGACCATTGGTGATCTCCTAAGTTTTACAGAGGAAAAATTACAAGAGCAGTATGGAGTAAATACTGG AACTTGGTTATGGAAGACTGCCAGGGGCATTAGCGGGGAAGAAGTTGAGGACCGTCTTCTCCCAAAGAGTCACGGGTGTGGAAAGACATTTCCTGGCCCAAGAGCACTGAAGTACAGTGCTTCT GTCAAAGGCTGGCTGGATCAACTATGTGAAGAATTAAGTGAACGTATCCAGTCTGACCTGAACCAGAACAAGAGAATTGCTCAAACGCTAACTCTTCATGCCAGAGCATTTAAG AAAAATGAACATGATTCAATGAAGAAATTCCCTTCCAAATCCTGTCCTTTGCGCTATGGGACTGGGAAAATTCAGGAGGATGCAATGAGGCTATTTGAATCTGGCCTTCATGAGTTTTTAGAATCTCAGAACACTGGATGGGGCATAACATCTCTTTCTGTCACTGCAAGCAAAATATTTGATATACCTAGT GgaacaagctcaatcctgagatacATTAAAGGTCCAAGTTCTGCTGCAGCTCTGACTATACCTGATTCTCCAAGTTCTGCTGCAGCTCTGGCTATACCTGATTCTTCATTTGTACCTGAGGATCCATCTCTTG ATAATGATGTATTTGTGGAGCCAATTCATGAAGAAGAATGCCAACCATCAACCTCTGAGAAAGAAGACGACAATAATACACATTCTGCGTCTGCATTTTCAGCTAAAAAATGCCGAGCAAATGAAGAAAAAAGAATATCAAAGAAATTGCCTGGAGTTCAG GGAACTTCCTCGATATTGAAGTTTCTTTCACGGGGCCAATCTACCTTACATGAGAAAAGAAAATCTGATGGACTAATTTGCAGTCATCAAG GTCCCGGGAGTTCTTCGGAAGCATACAAAGCTGGAGCACACAATGTGCCCGCGGAAGCTGAGGATAGGAACAACACCAACAGTTGTGCTGAACCCTCTGGCAGTAACACATGGACGTTCAACCTTCAAGACATTGATCCAGCGGTGGTAGAGGAGCTGCCACCAGAGATCCAAAGAGAAATACAGGGGTGGGTCCGTCCATCGAAGCACCCGATCACGAAGAGACGTGGTTCTACAATTTCTTCATACTTTCCACCCGCGAGGTCTTAG
- the LOC100272359 gene encoding pentatricopeptide repeat-containing protein At4g21190 isoform X1 yields the protein MFCLRNYWSPAFASVKEGPVRHHIKFNCVVVCGARGPRPRYPRVWKTRKKIGTISKSQKLVECIKGLSNVKEEVYGALDSFVAWELEFPLIVVKKALKKLEDEKEWKRIIQVIKWMFNKGQGKTMGSYYTLLNALIEDGRIEEAEELFRMVFSRYMEGLPRTFFMRIISFYYSAGEHDKMFEIFADMEELGVRPDGSIIRMLGDVFQKIEMMDKYEKLKKKYPPPKWEYRYIKGKRIRIRVYPDSKTEETAKGDHDNDELGEVESIQLDNELEEEASSGLDRSVLDDATCGDLEYI from the exons ATGTTTTGCTTGAGGAACTACTGGTCGCCTGCATTTGCTTCAGTAAAGGAGGGGCCTGTTCGACATCATATAAAGTTTAATTGTGTAGTG GTTTGTGGTGCCAGGGGTCCAAGACCGAGATATCCCCGTGTATGGAAAACTCGTAAGAAAATTGGGACTATTTCCAAGTCACAGAAGCTTGTTGAATGT ATTAAAGGTCTGTCTAATGTAAAGGAGGAAGTTTATGGAGCGCTTGACTCTTTTGTTGCATGGGAACTGGAGTTTCCCTTGATAGTAGTAAAGAAGGCACTGAAGAAACTTGAAGACGAAAAGGAATGGAAACGAATAATTCAG GTCATTAAATGGATGTTCAACAAAGGTCAGGGGAAGACAATGGGGAGCTATTACACCTTGTTGAATGCTTTGATCGAGGACGGACGGATTGAGGAAGCAGAAGAGTTATTTAGAATGGTATTCTCACGATATATGGAGGGTTTGCCTCGTACATTTTTCATGAGAATTATTTCTTTCTATTACAGTGCTGGAGAGCATGATAAGATGTTCGAG ATTTTTGCTGATATGGAGGAACTAGGCGTAAGACCAGATGGTTCTATTATCAGGATGCTAGGTGATGTATTTCAAAAGATAGAGATGATGGACAAATACGAAAAGTTAAAAAAGAAATACCCACCACCGAAATGGGAATATCGATACATCAAAGGCAAGCGCATTAGAATTAGAGTTTACCCTGATAGTAAAACTGAAGAGACGGCAAAAGGAGACCATGACAATGATGAACTCGGAGAGGTAGAAAGTATACAGCTTGATAATGAATTGGAAGAAGAAGCAAGCTCAGGCCTCGACAGGAGTGTATTGGACGATGCAACTTGTGGAGACCTTGAATATATATAA